The following are encoded in a window of Megalops cyprinoides isolate fMegCyp1 chromosome 16, fMegCyp1.pri, whole genome shotgun sequence genomic DNA:
- the stag2b gene encoding cohesin subunit SA-2 yields MIAAPELQAEFHFPQETDTHFSSDTDFDDPDGRNASVGKGKTVKKGKKAPGEKGKGGGTGKGGGVGRINGHHQENGMENMMLFEVVKLGKSAMQTVVDDWIESYKHDRDTALLDLINFFIQCSGCKGVVSGEMFRHMQNSEIIRKMTEEFDEDSGDYPLTIAGPQWKKFKSSFCEFIGVLVRQCQYSIIYDEYMMDTVISLLTGLSDSQVRAFRHTSTLAAMKLMTALVNVALNLSINMDNTQRQYEAERNKIIGKRANDRLELLLQKRKELQENQDEIENMMNAIFKGVFVHRYRDAIAEIRAICIEEIGVWMKMYSDAFLNDSYLKYVGWTMHDKQGEVRLKCLTALQGLYYNRELNTKLELFTSRFKDRIVSMTLDKEYDVAVQAIKLLTLVLHSSDEVLTAEDCESVYHLVYSAHRPVAVAAGEFLFKKLFSQRDPEEDSMPKRRGRQSPNANLIKTTVFFFLESELHEHAAYLVDSMWECATELLKDWECMISLLLDEPLPGEEALTDRQETALIEIMLCTIRQAAECHPPVGRGTGKRVLTAKEKKTQLDDRTRITELFSVALPPLLAKYSVDAEKVTNLLQLPQFFDLEIYTTGRLEKHLESLLRQIREIVEKHTDTDVLEACSKTYHALCNEEFTIFNRVDIARSQLLDELVDKFNRLLEDFLQEGEEPDEDDAYQVLSTLKRITAFHNAHDLSKWDLFTSNYKLLNTGIENGDMPEQIVIHALQCAHYVILWHLAKVSEGVSKKEDMVTLRKQMRAFCLMCQRYLTNVNTTVKEQAFTILCDLLMIFSHQIVSGGRDTLEPLIYTPDSSLQSELLSFILDHVFIDQDDDSNSTDGQQDDEAGKIEALHKRRNLLAAYCKLIIYNVVEMNTGADIFKQYMRYYNDYGDIIKETMSKTRQIDKIQCAKTLILSLQQLFNEMLSDLSPNFDRSSSAFCGIKELARRFSLTFGLDQLKTREAIAMLHKDGIEFAFKEPSPHGEGHPPVNLAFLDILSEFSSKLMRQDKRTVHIYLERFMTFQMALQREDCWLPLISYRNSLQAGGDDDTMSVVSGISSRGSTIRSKKAKPATGKRKLAEAEESSSSSDSMWLNREQTMQTPVMMPSPHLTSTAMRDTKRIRPEDSYMGVYALPPEQQQQQQQQQQQQHPQPPQPHHHQTPMDYNTQVTWMLAQRQQEEVRQQQERAMNYAKLRSNLQHAIRRGTGLMEDDEEPIVEDVMMSSEGRIEDLNEGMDFDTMDIDLPPSKNRRERSELKPDFFDPASIMDESVLGVSMF; encoded by the exons ATGATAGCAGCACCAGAATTGCAAGCAGAGTTTCATTTCCCTCA GGAAACCGACACACACTTCTCTTCTGACACGGACTTTGATGATCCCGATGGCAGGAATGCAAGTGTGGGAAAAGGAAAG ACTGTTAAGAAGGGGAAGAAGGCCCCTGGAGAAAAGGGGAAGGGCGGTGGCACAGGGAAGGGCGGAGGCGTAGGCCGCATTAACGGGCACCACCAGGAGAACGGCATGGAGAACATGATGCTGTTCGAGGTGGTGAAGCTTGGCAAGAGCGCCATGCAG ACTGTTGTTGACGATTGGATTGAATCCTACAAGCATGACCGAGACACAGCACTTCTGGATTTAATCAACTTCTTCATACAGTGCTCTGGCTGCAAAG GGGTTGTCAGCGGAGAAATGTTCAGACACATGCAAAACTCTGAAATCATTAGGAAGATGACTGAGGAGTTTGATGAG GACAGCGGGGACTACCCGCTGACCATAGCCGGGCCGCAGTGGAAGAAGTTTAAATCGAGCTTCTGCGAGTTCATCGGGGTCCTGGTGCGGCAGTGCCAGTACAGCATCATCTACGACGAGTACATGATGGACACGGTCATCTCGCTGCTCACCGGCCTCTCCGACTCCCAGGTCCGAGCCTTCCGGCACACCAGCACCCTGGCAG CGATGAAGCTCATGACGGCTCTGGTTAACGTGGCGCTGAACCTCAGCATCAACATGGACAACACGCAGCGGCAGTACGAGGCCGAGAGGAACAAAATCATCGGCAAGAGGGCCAACGACcgcctggagctgctgctgcagaaacGCAAAGAG cttcaAGAAAACCAGGATGAAATTGAAAACATGATGAATGCAATATTCAAAGGTGTTTTCGTTCATCGATATCG TGATGCGATAGCGGAAATCCGAGCCATTTGCATCGAGGAGATCGGGGTTTGGATGAAGATGTACAGTGATGCGTTCCTCAACGACAGCTATCTGAAGTACGTGGGGTGGACCATGCACGACAAG CAAGGTGAGGTGAGACTAAAGTGTCTGACTGCGCTCCAAGGCCTGTACTACAACCGCGAGCTGAACACCAAGCTGGAGCTCTTCACCAGCCGCTTCAAG GACCGCATTGTCTCCATGACGCTGGATAAGGAATACGATGTTGCAGTGCAAGCAATAAAGCTCCTTACCCTGGTGTTACA tagCAGCGATGAAGTCCTCACGGCAGAAGACTGTGAGAGTGTTTATCACCTTGTGTACTCTGCACACCGGCCAGTAGCTGTGGCAGCTGGAGAGTTCCTCTTTAAAAA ACTCTTCAGCCAGCGCGACCCTGAGGAGGACAGCATGCCTAagaggagaggcaggcagagccCCAATGCCAACCTCATCAAGACCACCGTTTTCTTCTTCCTGGAGAGCGAG ctccaCGAGCATGCGGCCTATCTGGTGGACAGCATGTGGGAGTGCGCCACGGAGCTGCTGAAGGACTGGGAGTGCATGATCAGCCTGCTGCTGGACGAGCCCCTCCCCGGGGAGGAAG CCCTGACGGACCGCCAGGAGACAGCCCTGATTGAGATCATGCTGTGCACCATCCGCCAGGCTGCTGAGTGCCACCCTCCTGTGGGCAGAGGGACAGGCAAGAGG GTGTTGACcgcgaaggaaaaaaaaacccagctggATGACAGGACTAGAATAACCGAGCTCTTCTCTGTGGCTTTGCCTCCTCTACTGGCTAAG TACTCAGTAGATGCTGAGAAGGTGACCAATCTGTTGCAGCTTCCACAGTTCTTTGACCTCGAGATTTACACCACAGGGCGATTAGAAAAG CACCTGGAATCTTTGTTACGGCAGATTAGGGAGATTGTGgagaagcacacagacactgatgtGCTGGAGGCCTGCTCCAAGACCTACCACGCCCTCTGCAACGAGGAGTTCACCATCTTCAACAGGGTGGACATTGCCCGCAGCCAGCTGCTGGATGAGCTGGTGGACAAGTTCAACAGGCTGCTGGAGGACTTCCTGCAGGAG GGGGAGGAACCAGATGAAGATGATGCGTACCAGGTCTTGTCCACACTCAAGAGAATCACAGCTTTCCACAA TGCACACGACCTCTCCAAATGGGACCTGTTCACCAGCAACTACAAGTTACTTAACACGGGCATAGAGAACGGGGACATGCCTGAGCAG ATCGTCATCCACGCGCTGCAGTGCGCTCACTACGTCATCCTGTGGCACCTGGCCAAGGTCTCGGAGGGCGTTTCCAAAAAG GAGGACATGGTGACTCTGAGGAAGCAGATGAGGGCTTTCTGTTTGATGTGCCAGCGCTACCTAACAAATGTGAACACGACTGTCAAAGAACAG GCCTTTACTATCCTCTGCGATTTGCTGATGATCTTCAGCCACCAGATCGTCTCCGGGGGTCGCGACACCCTGGAGCCGCTCATCTACACGCCAGACTCCTCTCTGCAGTCAGAGCTGCTCAGCTTCATCCTGGACCACGTCTTCATCGACCAGGATGACGACAGCAACAGCACAG ATGGACAACAGGATGATGAAGCGGGCAAAATCGAAGCTTTGCACAAGAGGCGAAACCTGCTTGCAGCATACTGTAAACTGATCATTTACAATGTGGTGGAGATGAACACTGGGGCGGACATATTTAAGCAATACATGAGG TATTATAATGACTACGGAGACATCATCAAGGAAACCATGAGCAAAACAAGACAGATCGATAAGATACAATGTGCAAAAACCCTCATTTTGAGTTTGCAGCAG CTATTCAACGAGATGCTGTCGGACCTCAGCCCTAATTTCGACCGCTCATCCTCAGCTTTCTGTGGCATCAAGGAGCTGGCCCGCCGTTTCTCACTAACCTTTGGCTTGGATCAGCTGAAAACTAGGGAAGCCATTGCCATGTTACACAA GGACGGCATTGAGTTTGCTTTCAAGGAGCCCAGTCCTCACGGAGAAGGCCACCCTCCTGTCAATCTGGCCTTCCTGGACATCTTAAGCGAGTTCTCCTCCAAACTCATGCGTCAGGACAAGAGGACTGT CCACATCTATCTGGAGAGGTTCATGACCTTCCAGATGGCCCTGCAGCGGGAAGACTGCTGGCTCCCGCTCATCTCCTACCGGAACTCCCTGCAGGCAGGAGGGGACGATGACACGATGTCTGTCGTCAGCGGCATCAGCAGCCGCGGCTCCACCATCAGGAGCAAGAAGGCCAAGCCGGCCACCGGCAAGAGGAAACTGGCTGAAG cagaggagagcagcagtAGCAGCGACAGCATGTGGCTGAACCGCGAGCAGACCATGCAGACGCCGGTCATGATGCCCTCGCCCCACCTCACCTCCACCGCCATGAGGGACACCAAGAGGATACGCCCCGAGGACAGCTACATGGGGGTGTACGCCCTTcccccagagcagcagcagcagcagcagcaacagcaacagcagcagcacccccagCCACCCCAGCCACACCACCACCAGACACCCATGGACTACAA TACCCAGGTCACTTGGATGCTGGCCCAGAGGCAACAAGAGGAGGTCCGACAGCAGCAGGAGCGAGCGATGAATTACGCCAAACTGAGGAGCAACCTGCAGCACGCCAT TCGCCGTGGCACCGGACTCATGGAGGATGATGAGGAGCCAATCGTGGAAGATGTGATGATGTCGTCCGAAGGCCGGATCGAGGACTTGAATGAAGGCATGGACTTTGACACCATGGATATTGATCTG CCACCATCAAAAAATCGCCGGGAGCGATCAGAGCTTAAGCCAGACTTCTTTGACCCTGCTTCAATCATGGATGAGTCG gtcCTCGGAGTTTCCATGTTCTAA